The following are encoded together in the Leguminivora glycinivorella isolate SPB_JAAS2020 chromosome 18, LegGlyc_1.1, whole genome shotgun sequence genome:
- the LOC125235975 gene encoding uncharacterized protein LOC125235975 codes for MIWVHFVLNQELFLFYIMVNVMAYLFIILSFAMSDVIVIDPCLWYVYQLSSSFAVANGVGLFLSTLRTVNGVREYVSVLEASTGHPLLCPVNPAAEFQLLLSVELNTILRDGTMVCVDPQRSADGLWFVIWRPVDPEDLLEDVVIAALEM; via the coding sequence ATGATCTGGGTTCATTTTGTACTGAATCAGGAattatttctcttttatataatGGTAAATGTGATGGCTTATTTATTCATTATCCTATCTTTCGCCATGTCCGACGTGATTGTTATTGACCCTTGCTTGTGGTACGTGTACCAGCTGTCGTCGTCATTTGCTGTGGCAAATGGGGTTGGCCTCTTTCTGTCAACCCTGCGCACCGTGAATGGCGTCAGAGAGTATGTGAGTGTTTTGGAAGCGTCGACTGGGCACCCTTTACTGTGTCCTGTCAACCCCGCGGCCGAGTTCCAGCTGCTCCTGTCGGTGGAGCTGAACACCATACTTCGCGACGGGACCATGGTCTGCGTGGATCCACAGCGGTCCGCCGATGGCTTGTGGTTTGTCATCTGGCGGCCTGTGGACCCCGAAGATCTGCTGGAGGACGTCGTCATCGCGGCGTTGGAAATGTAG